The sequence below is a genomic window from Nitrospira sp..
CCGTCGATCGCTTCTGCCGTCCGAATCGCGGTGGTGAAGTCGGGATGCCGAAGCAGCACCGACACGGTGTCCCAGGTATCGATATCCACGACAACTTCTTTTTCCACGATGGCACCGGCGGGAACGACGCCTGCGGCCTGATGATTCTTCGTGACGGTCGCCCCGCCGGCTCCGCCCGTTCCGCCCAGGAAGCCGCCAATGGAGACCGGGCCTTGAGCCACGGCAAAGACCTGCTGATTCGGCGCTTTCAACGGCGTCGAGAGCAAGGTACCGCCCTGGAGACTTTTTGCGTTTGCCATTGAGGACACCACGGCATCCAGCGTCATGCCGGGCTTCACGAACGGCGGCAGTTTGGCCGTGACCATGACGGAGGCAATGTTGCGTGTGAGCAATTGAATCGGGTCGATCACCAGGTTAATGCCCATCTTGTTCAACATGGACATCATGGCCTGAATGGTGAACTGTCCACCGATGACCTGATCGCCGGTGCGATCCAGACCGACTACTAAGCCGTATCCGATCAATTGGTTTTCCCGTACGCCTTCGATGGTGGCCACATCCTTGACGCGCACGGCATGGGCCATCGAGACGCTGAACAACGACAGCGTGAGAAACGCAAGCATGCCGACAGCGGTCCGGCGAAACCAGGGGTGCACTGGCGGCCGTGGCGCGGCGGCAGGCGCGGCTTTCGGTTGAGGAGGTATCCAGGCGCGCGTCAGTTGCTCCGGATCCACCGCCGGCGTTCGCAACACCCCGCTGGACATCATGAGACGAAAACATTGCATGATCATCGCCCGTTGCTGTTTGCGTGGCATCGACATGATGGCTCCTGTCTCGCTCCTCGTGTAGGTCTCGAACCTGCGCTCAGAATGGATAGACCCAGTCCAGCACTCTCACGAACCAGCCCGGCCGTTGGACGTCGTCCACAACCCCCAGCCCGCTGTATTCGATTTTGGCATCGGCGATCGCGCTGGATTGCACGGTATTCTTCGTATTCACATCCACTCGGCGGACGATGCCGCCGATCGTCATGATCTGTCGTTCGGAGTTCACCGTGACTTCGCGCCGCCCTTCGATGCGCAAATCACCGTTCGGCAGCACCTCGGTCACGGTGGCCGAAATGGTTCCGGTCAAGGTGTCTTCTCGATTGGTCGCACCTTTTCCGCCGAATTTATTTTTTGCGCTGGCATCGATACCGAACCCACGCTTCGCCTCCCCGCCCAACCGGATTCCCGGCAGCCCGAGATAGCCCATGCCGGTCCCGCCGAATCCATTAGAAATCGTGGAGTCCTTTTCTGCGCTCGTGTCGGCGCTCTTGGACCCCTTGTGCTTTTCGGAAATCAGAATCGTGATGATGTCGCCAGCCCGCATGGCTCGAAGATCTTCGTACAGGTAGGCCCGGCCGTTTTCTTCCTGCCAGAGTGATCCCGTGGTTTTCGGCGGCGGCAGTTTCGCCACGTCCGTCTTCGCCGGTTTGGCGGCCGGTGAGGTGGAACAACCGGTGACCAGGCAGAGCGTCAGACCGACGAACAGGATTCCAAATCCGCGTGACATGGAGAACAACTTAGAAGCTGACACGTACCACCCCCGGAGCGACAACGGTCGCCCGCAAATCTTTTCCAGAATCGACATTCGAGACGGTGATCGTTTGGCCCAACTCCCCGTGCGACTTGGTGACGCCGACCGTTTGAATGGAAAGCCCGCCCTGCCGCGCTTCAATCGTGACCCGATCGCCTTTATGCACGGCGAAGGGACGTCGGACCGCCGCCAATCGAATCGCATTCTGCGGCGGCAACGGCCGGATAGCGGCTTTCCCGATGACGTCGGCGGGATTCGTCACAAACGATTGTTTTAGATCGAACAGCACAATTCGCTCAGTGGCGACATCTTCGGCTGAAATTTCTTCGTCGGCCTTGATGGCGCGGACCGGCATCACCACATCGACCAAGGCCGCCACATCGGCGGTGGCCTCGATTGTCTTGATGAAGCGGCCGTTGACAGCCAGATGAATCTGAAACACACGGCGCCCAAGCGGTTCGTCGGTTCGGCCGCCGCTGACCTGCAAGTCGATGGTTCCTGAGGGCACCGTCACCGGCTGTTGCGGCTCGCCGAGCGTCACCTGGCAATCGGCGGCGCGCCCGGCAAGTTCCCGCTTCACGAAGTCGTGGATGACGCCACGAATCTGTTCGGGATAGATCAGCCGCTTGCCGCGTGCCTGCGGCAGACCCTGCGCACTGTGCGCAAGTGCCTCGTGCACGCGGAACAACGGCCGGATCGGAGTGTGCTCTCCCGCCAAGGCTGGCGGCACGGCGCTCGCGACCAGGCTGAGTATCACCACACTGATGAGGCCGACTCGATTCACGGGTGTCACCCTTCGTTAGACTACCGCGCCGATTACCGGCGCAGGTTGTTGGCGATCTGCATCATTTCGTCCGATGCCTGGATCGTCTTGGAGTTGATCTCATAACTCCGTTGGGCGATGATCATGTTGACCATTTCTTCCGCCAGATTGACATTCGAACTTTCCAAAAACCCCTGCTGCAATGTGCCGAAGCCGGTGGAAAATCCACCCGTCCCCTGCTGCGCCGGGCCTGAAGCAAAGCTATCCAGGAACAGGTTGCCGCCCATCGCCACCAGACCGGAAGGATTGTCAAACCGTACCAATTGGATCTGGCCGACCTGCGAAGCCTGGGTCACGCCGGGCAGCAGCACGGAGACGGTCCCGTCCTGGCCGATGTCGATCTTCAAGGCGCCGGACGGAATCGTGATGACGGGTGTGAGCTGGTCGCCGTCGCCGGTCACCAGGTTGCCCACGTTGTCGCGCTTGAACGATCCGTTGCGGGTATACATGATCGTGCCGTCCGGCCTGGCGACTTGGAAGAAGCCGGCTCCGTCGATGGCCAGATCGAGATCGTTGCTGGTTTGGCGCATGTTGCCCTGCATCCATTCCTTGGCAACCGTGATGGGGCGAACACCTCCGCCGACCTGCACGCCGACGGGAAATACGCCGACGTTCGACGCATTGGTACCGGGCAACCGCTGGATCTGATACAGCAGGTCGCCGAATTCGGCCCGGCTGCGCTTGAACGCGTTCGTGTTCACGTTCGCAAGGTTGTTGGCGATGGTATCGACGTTCAGTTGTTGAGCCGTCATGCCCGTCGCCGCTGTCCACATTGCGCGAATCATAGCACTCCTCCTATTGCACCCGGCCCAGGTCCTGAATGGCCGTGTCCGTCATGTGATCCAATGTTTGAATCACCTTCTGGGCCGATTCGTAACTCCGCATGCCCTGAATCATCTTCACCATTTCGGTCAGTGAATTCACGTTCGATTCTTCGATGTGCCCCGGTTGGAGCCGTGGCTTGACCGAAGCGGTCGGCTTGCCTCCGGTAAACAGACCTTCTGTGTATTTCTGCGGCATGTCGGATTCCGGAAACTCGACCACCTTGAGGGTGCCGATCGTGTTGCCGTCGACCTGAATCATGCCTTCCGTATTGATCTGGATATTCCCCGGCGGAACCTTGATCTCGCCTTTGGTGCCCATGACCGGATGTCCAAGGTTCGTCACCAAGCGGCGCTGACCATCGAGGGAGAAAATGCCGTTTCGCGTGTAGGCCGGACCGTCAGGGGTTTTGACTTCAAAAAAACCGTCGGTCTGGATGGCCACATCGAGCGGGTTGCCGGTGATGCGAATGCGACCCGGTTCAAACGTGGTGCGCACGGCATGCGCTTCTGCAAACACGCGTTCGGTCGGCCCCGGGGGACGCGTGGAGATCGTCGAGATCAGGCCGTTCGTGGCCCCGACGACTCCAGCCTTTCCGGCGCGGGCAAACAATCCACGAAACCCCTGCTGATCCTGCTTGAAGCCGGCCGTATTGACGTTCGCCAAATTGTTGGCGAAGACCTGCAACTGTTTCTCTTGCGCGACTGCGCCGGAAAGAATGGGATAGATGGCTCGATTCATGTGTTGTGCGTCCTGCCTTCCTGTTGCTCCACCGGGAGAGATAGCAATGCACATGCCATTGCCATTCAGCGAGGTTCACAACCGGCGCGCAACGGGGATCTCACAAAAATATGAAGGATTGTCGATAGATGCACGCAGTGGACGGCTGATGGGTAAAACGGAGAGATGCGCGGCGCCCGGCGGGGCCCGTCAAGAATGCGAGGAGGATGGAAGTCTTTGCCTGCGACTAGGAAAGTCCTGCCTAGAGGGAGAGAAGAGCAGGTTCGCCACGCTAGGCGGCGATGGTTGATGCGGAGTCGTGAACTATTCCCGCGCCAGCGATCGCGTCGACCCTGCCACCCGTGGCCTGCGCGCGTTCGAGTGCCCGCACGGCTGCGTCGATCAACGCCTGAGCGTCGGCGCCATCGCTGCCGGACAGGCTGATACCGATCCGGCAACTGAGGAAGAGTTCATGTTCATCGAGTGTGATCGGATGCGCAATCGTCTGTTGCATCTTCTTCGCAAGCGCCAGGACTTCCTCCGCCTGGGTCACCTGCTCGAGCAAGACGGCAAATCGTGTTTCTGTCAACCGGGCCACCACATCGGTGGTTCTCAGCGCGCTTTTCACGCGCGCGGCCTGTACCCGATACATGAGGTTTCGATTGAGCATCGCGTAGGCATTGGTTTCCGGTGTGAAGTGCGCAAGCTCGATCACCAGAATGGCTGCCTGACGTCCCCCCTGCTCCGCTCTGGCCAACGCCTGCTTCAGGAGAGAGAGAAATAGGCGATGCATCGGCAGCCCCGTCACCGCATCATACGTATGCGCGGGGCTCGCGTACGACAAGGACATCGACGCATCACGACCGGAATCAGCCGATGAGCGGCGCGCGGGCCAGGTGGCGACCCCGAAAATCACCAGCGACAGGACCATGCCCGCCATGACCATCATGGGATAGGCGGTCAGCGCCGACACCGTAAGCAATCCGACCGAGGCGGTCCAATACAACCCGCCCGCCATGAACATGACATAGGCCATCACGCCAAGTCTGGCGGCATCAGTGGAGTGCGACCCGCGAGGGTCTTCGGCCTCGTCGGCCCTGTGGGCGGACGCTGATCCGTGACGATGGCCGCCGTCCGGTGAAAGAGGTGCGAGCAGGCTCATAGGCGCAAACACATCGCAGTGGTGAATGACAGACCGCAGGGTCTAGACCGTATCGGAGGAGTAGTGGGGAAACTGTAGGACGAATGGTCGGCACGTGGTGCGCCGGACCGAGCCGGCAAGAACGGAGATCAACGGAGGCGAAGACCTAGGGGGCTCCTCTCACACATCGACCGGTTCAAGCCTGGCCTTGAGATGGAGGATGGCTTTTGAATGGATCTGGCAGACTCGTGATTCCGTCACCTTGAGCGCCTGCCCGATCTCTTTCATCGTCAGTTCCTCGAAGTAATAGAGCGACAACACCAACCGCTCTTTCTCAGGTAAATCTTGGATGGCGGTTTCAAGCACGTGGCGGGCCCGCTCGCTCACCAGCATGGAGAGCGGGTCCGGCTGGTTGGAGTCGGTCAACATGCTGATAATCTTGTGGCCATCCGCATCCTGGACGCCCAGGTCGTCGAGACTGATGACGACGGCGCCGCGGGAGCGGGTCAGGAACTCGTCCAATTCTTCCTGCGACATCTTGAGCTCGTTGCCGACTTCCTGATCTGTCGGCGGACGGCCAAGGCGATGGAGCAGTTCGGAATAGGTCTTCTGCAGCAGCGTGATGCGTTCATGAACCGAGCGTGGAATCCAATCCATGGATCGGATTTCGTCCAGCATGGCGCCCCGGATGCGAAATTCCGCATAGGTTTTGAATTTCGCCTCGCGAGTCGGATCGTATTTATCCATCGCATCCATCAAGCCCATGATGCCGACGGACATCAAGTCTTCCGCGTCCATGTAGGCCGGCAGGCGGAACGCGAGCCGGTGGGCCATGGCTTTGACGACGTGGGTAAATTCCTGAATCACCCGTTCACGGTCCGCCTCCTGGATCACTCGACGCGGCGCGTTTACGGCTGGAAGGGGTTTTCGAGCCTGTGTCATGCGCGATAATCCTTTCGCTCAGTGCGACCGCAACAGTTGTTGCCACAAGAACTGGACGGTTCCCTTGGGGAGAGCCGGCGGCGTCAATTGCGCCACGGCTTCCGTCAATTCCCGAAAGGCGCGGCTGGCCGGCGCGTGGGGGAACAGGTCGATGACGGCCCGTTGCTGTGTCACTGCCATCGGGACATAGTCGTCCTGGGGAATCGCTCCCAAGTAGTCCAAGGAAATGTGGAGAAACCGGCTCACCGCCACCTCCAGCTTCCGGTAGATGCGAGCCGCGTCGCGTGGGGACTTCACCATGTTCACCAGCACATGGAAGCGGCGTTCGCGGTATTGGCGCAACAACACTTTCATCAACGCATAGGCATCGGTGAGGGACGTCGGTTCGGGAGAGACAACCACCACGATAGATTGCGCTGCCGCCGCGAAATAGGTGACGGTGGAAGAAATCCCCGCGCCGGTGTCGATCAAGAGGACGTCCATTGTCGAGGCCAGTCGCTCCAATTCTTCTTGTAGAATGAGCTGCTGCGCTTCGGTCAGGACCGTCAACTGCGAAATGCCGGTACTCGCAGGCAGCACAGTGATGCCGTGCGGCCCGGTCAGTGCGATGTCTTCCAGCCGGCAGGTCTTGGCGAGCACATGTTCCAGCGTGAATTTCGGCGTCAGCCCGAGCAGGATATCGACGTTGCCCAATCCGAGATCCGCATCGAGCACCAGGACTTTTTTGCCGGTCTGCGCCAGGGCGATCGCGGTGTTCGCCACCACGTTGCTTTTTCCCACCCCGCCTTTGCCGCTGGTGACGGTGATCACCTGTGTGCGGGAAGGCCCACTCCCGCTGTCACAGGCTCTCAGTTGCGGATCCAAAATTCCTGGTTGCATCGCCATCGTCTCTCCCCTTTTGTTCAACGACTGCCTATCGCGAATACGTCGTATTCCCCGGCGCCACGGTCGAGGTGGTCTGCGACTCCCATGCAGCCTTGATGCCACTGCCAGGCGTCCGTACCTGCCCGCCCAACAGCAGATCCCCCAACCGGTTAACCTGCGCCGGTACCAGGTCATCAGGCACCCGCTGCCCGGTTCCCCAATACGACAAGGGAATGCCCGTGCGGTGCGTCGTCTCGAAGATCCCGCCGTACCCGGTGGTCTCGTCCAGCTTGGTGAACAGTAGCCGCAGCGACGGGACATCGACGCATTGACTGGTACTGACGACGAGGTCGGGCACTCGCGTGCCGGCAGCCAGCACCAAATGGACTTCCATGGGAAGCCCGCGATTGAGCAATCCCCTCCAGCGTTGTGCGGCGATCGGTTCGTACGGATTGAAGCCGGCCGTATCGATCAGGATCAGTTCCGCCTCTCGCGCCCGTTCAATCGCCGCCTGGGCCTCCTCGCAGGACGCTGCGACAGACAACTCCACGCCCAGGACCTCCGCATAGAGCCGTAGGTGTTCCACCGCGGCCGGCCGGTAGGTGTCCATCGTAATTAGAGCCACGCTGCGCTGTTCGACGATGCCGTAGTGTGTCGCCAATTTGGCGATGGTTGACGTTTTCCCGACACCGCTGGGACCGACGAATAACGCGATCTTCTGTTCCCCCGCCGTCCGCAACAGCGGCCCTGCCGTGGTGACACGATCGAGCAACACCGTGCGTAACAGCTGTAGCGAAGACGGTCGTTGGGACGCTCCCTGTTCGACCAGCGTCTCCCGCAGCTCGCGCAGGCAGGCTTCGGCCGTCGCATGTTCGACACCTTGGGCGAGCAAATCTTCATAGACCCGTTGAAATGACTGAAATGCCGTGCCCTGGCCCTTCGACGAGGTGACCGCTGCCGCAGCGTGGGCAGGAGTACGAACCGGGCGTGAAGGCGTCAGGAGTGGATGATTGGTGAACGCCGGCTTCTCCGGCTTCGGTTCCATCGCTCCCTGAAGGGCTCGATGGAAGCGTGAGTCCTCCGTCAGCATCGACGGCGACGGAATTTTGGCGGATGGGGCCTCGTCAGTGTCAGCAAGAATCGGCGCGGCGTCCGGGATAGCGGCGTCATCCTCAATCGCCGCCATGACTTCCAGGACCGATCCGCCCAGCAAACCGAACCCGTTATCCCAGGACCTGATGCGTTTGGTGGACAAAATGACGGCATCCGGCCCGAGCGTCTCCTTGATGGAACGAATGGCCTCATGCATTGATGCGACGTGAAAAGTCCGTACCTTCATGCCAAGCTCCTGCTGTCACTGACTTCGAGGTCGAGCCGGACGGTCTCCACTGCTTGCAATCGCGTCACGCTGTCCACCTCGTTCAATCCCAGTATCGGGACTGAGTGCAAAATGCGGTCCGTCAGTTTACGGAGATGTCTACGTAGCGAAGGCGAGCAGAGAATGACCGGTTGATGTCCCCGTCCGACCATTCGTTCCGCTGCCTGCTTCAATGCAGCGAGCAGTTTCTGTGCCACCAGTGGATCGGGCGCCCATTGGCTGCCCTGGCCGGCCGCATTGGCCTGATCAGCCAGTGTTCGATCCAACCGCGGATCGAGTCCGATAATCGGCAACGACCCGTCCGGTGCAAGGTATTGCTTCGTGATCGTGCGACCAAGTGCCTGTCGCACCACTTCCGTGAGAATGTCCGGATCTTTAGTCGTAGCCGCGTGATCGGCAATCGTTTCGAGAATGGTCCGTAAGTCACGAATGGGCACGCTTTCGCGCAGCAGATGCGACAGCACGCGGACTAAACTTCCCAGGGGAATCAGGTTGGGAATGACTTCCTCTACCAACTTGGGGTGATTTTTTCCTAGTTGATCGAGCAGACCCTGCACTT
It includes:
- a CDS encoding flagellar basal body P-ring protein FlgI; translated protein: MSMPRKQQRAMIMQCFRLMMSSGVLRTPAVDPEQLTRAWIPPQPKAAPAAAPRPPVHPWFRRTAVGMLAFLTLSLFSVSMAHAVRVKDVATIEGVRENQLIGYGLVVGLDRTGDQVIGGQFTIQAMMSMLNKMGINLVIDPIQLLTRNIASVMVTAKLPPFVKPGMTLDAVVSSMANAKSLQGGTLLSTPLKAPNQQVFAVAQGPVSIGGFLGGTGGAGGATVTKNHQAAGVVPAGAIVEKEVVVDIDTWDTVSVLLRHPDFTTAIRTAEAIDGTFGKGTAVPVNAGMVKTTLPSAFHGRVVEYIATMEGLDVSVDVAAKVVVNERTGTVVLGEHVRLSTCAISHGNLTISVKNTLNVSQPPAPLIGSTQGQTTVTPDVQTDVAEEQSRLIVVDQTVTLGEVVRALNAVGVTPRDLVAILSALRAAGALQANLEIV
- a CDS encoding flagellar basal body L-ring protein FlgH; its protein translation is MSRGFGILFVGLTLCLVTGCSTSPAAKPAKTDVAKLPPPKTTGSLWQEENGRAYLYEDLRAMRAGDIITILISEKHKGSKSADTSAEKDSTISNGFGGTGMGYLGLPGIRLGGEAKRGFGIDASAKNKFGGKGATNREDTLTGTISATVTEVLPNGDLRIEGRREVTVNSERQIMTIGGIVRRVDVNTKNTVQSSAIADAKIEYSGLGVVDDVQRPGWFVRVLDWVYPF
- the flgA gene encoding flagellar basal body P-ring formation protein FlgA, with amino-acid sequence MNRVGLISVVILSLVASAVPPALAGEHTPIRPLFRVHEALAHSAQGLPQARGKRLIYPEQIRGVIHDFVKRELAGRAADCQVTLGEPQQPVTVPSGTIDLQVSGGRTDEPLGRRVFQIHLAVNGRFIKTIEATADVAALVDVVMPVRAIKADEEISAEDVATERIVLFDLKQSFVTNPADVIGKAAIRPLPPQNAIRLAAVRRPFAVHKGDRVTIEARQGGLSIQTVGVTKSHGELGQTITVSNVDSGKDLRATVVAPGVVRVSF
- the flgG gene encoding flagellar basal-body rod protein FlgG; the protein is MIRAMWTAATGMTAQQLNVDTIANNLANVNTNAFKRSRAEFGDLLYQIQRLPGTNASNVGVFPVGVQVGGGVRPITVAKEWMQGNMRQTSNDLDLAIDGAGFFQVARPDGTIMYTRNGSFKRDNVGNLVTGDGDQLTPVITIPSGALKIDIGQDGTVSVLLPGVTQASQVGQIQLVRFDNPSGLVAMGGNLFLDSFASGPAQQGTGGFSTGFGTLQQGFLESSNVNLAEEMVNMIIAQRSYEINSKTIQASDEMMQIANNLRR
- the flgF gene encoding flagellar basal-body rod protein FlgF, which encodes MNRAIYPILSGAVAQEKQLQVFANNLANVNTAGFKQDQQGFRGLFARAGKAGVVGATNGLISTISTRPPGPTERVFAEAHAVRTTFEPGRIRITGNPLDVAIQTDGFFEVKTPDGPAYTRNGIFSLDGQRRLVTNLGHPVMGTKGEIKVPPGNIQINTEGMIQVDGNTIGTLKVVEFPESDMPQKYTEGLFTGGKPTASVKPRLQPGHIEESNVNSLTEMVKMIQGMRSYESAQKVIQTLDHMTDTAIQDLGRVQ
- a CDS encoding GGDEF domain-containing protein, with amino-acid sequence MSLLAPLSPDGGHRHGSASAHRADEAEDPRGSHSTDAARLGVMAYVMFMAGGLYWTASVGLLTVSALTAYPMMVMAGMVLSLVIFGVATWPARRSSADSGRDASMSLSYASPAHTYDAVTGLPMHRLFLSLLKQALARAEQGGRQAAILVIELAHFTPETNAYAMLNRNLMYRVQAARVKSALRTTDVVARLTETRFAVLLEQVTQAEEVLALAKKMQQTIAHPITLDEHELFLSCRIGISLSGSDGADAQALIDAAVRALERAQATGGRVDAIAGAGIVHDSASTIAA
- a CDS encoding FliA/WhiG family RNA polymerase sigma factor gives rise to the protein MTQARKPLPAVNAPRRVIQEADRERVIQEFTHVVKAMAHRLAFRLPAYMDAEDLMSVGIMGLMDAMDKYDPTREAKFKTYAEFRIRGAMLDEIRSMDWIPRSVHERITLLQKTYSELLHRLGRPPTDQEVGNELKMSQEELDEFLTRSRGAVVISLDDLGVQDADGHKIISMLTDSNQPDPLSMLVSERARHVLETAIQDLPEKERLVLSLYYFEELTMKEIGQALKVTESRVCQIHSKAILHLKARLEPVDV
- a CDS encoding MinD/ParA family protein — protein: MAMQPGILDPQLRACDSGSGPSRTQVITVTSGKGGVGKSNVVANTAIALAQTGKKVLVLDADLGLGNVDILLGLTPKFTLEHVLAKTCRLEDIALTGPHGITVLPASTGISQLTVLTEAQQLILQEELERLASTMDVLLIDTGAGISSTVTYFAAAAQSIVVVVSPEPTSLTDAYALMKVLLRQYRERRFHVLVNMVKSPRDAARIYRKLEVAVSRFLHISLDYLGAIPQDDYVPMAVTQQRAVIDLFPHAPASRAFRELTEAVAQLTPPALPKGTVQFLWQQLLRSH
- the flhF gene encoding flagellar biosynthesis protein FlhF, which produces MKVRTFHVASMHEAIRSIKETLGPDAVILSTKRIRSWDNGFGLLGGSVLEVMAAIEDDAAIPDAAPILADTDEAPSAKIPSPSMLTEDSRFHRALQGAMEPKPEKPAFTNHPLLTPSRPVRTPAHAAAAVTSSKGQGTAFQSFQRVYEDLLAQGVEHATAEACLRELRETLVEQGASQRPSSLQLLRTVLLDRVTTAGPLLRTAGEQKIALFVGPSGVGKTSTIAKLATHYGIVEQRSVALITMDTYRPAAVEHLRLYAEVLGVELSVAASCEEAQAAIERAREAELILIDTAGFNPYEPIAAQRWRGLLNRGLPMEVHLVLAAGTRVPDLVVSTSQCVDVPSLRLLFTKLDETTGYGGIFETTHRTGIPLSYWGTGQRVPDDLVPAQVNRLGDLLLGGQVRTPGSGIKAAWESQTTSTVAPGNTTYSR